The genomic interval gGGTAAATTGGCTGCTATTTTTCAGTTAAATTATTTGctgtttttggataaatttactattgttttttgggttatattttttactgttttcagGTAAGTTTTTTTGGTGTTCTGGGCCTCATTTGCTGCtgttttttggttaaatattttgttgtttctggGTAAATATACTACTGTCTTTGGATAAATTTACTACTATTTTTGGGTTATATTTTCTGCTGTTTGCCTGGCAGTCTGTCACTATGTCGGCTGGACCACATAGACATCTTTCTGAAAGTCTTTGAGTGAATTGTAAGTTCATACTCTCCATTTTCTAGTGTATATATATCTCAATTGTGGGGAagaaatttgtaataattcaCTGCTACTAATAGATCATAATTTAGTACAAGTTCACGCTTATGATAATTTGTAATAAGATGTCTGTTTTCCAGCAATTGTTAAACTTGCAATCCTTGATCACAATTGCAGCCTGCATCTTTGCCGTATTTGTCCTTTTCAAATGGTTTCTTATCCAACCAATTAGCACCAAAAAATCACCACCTTCTCCCCCAAAGCTCCCAATCATTGGAAACCTTCACCAACTTGGCTTGTTCCCTCATTGCTCACTCGGTGCTTTGGCACAATGCTATGGCCCCCTGATGTTGCTTCACTTAGGCAAAGTGCCAGTGCTTGTTGTCTCTTCTGCTGATGCTGCCTGTGAGATCGTTAGAAATGTAATCTTTGCAAATCAACCAAAATTAACCCCATTTGTAAAACTTTTAAACGGTTTTATAGATATCTCTATGGCACCTTATGGTGAGTACTTaagaaaagttaaaagctTATTTGTTGTACAACTTTTAAGTAACAAAAGGATTCATTATTCTTTTCGTGATGTTAGAGTAGAAAAATATAGTGATCAAGGAGAAGTTGGTAGTAAGTTTAGGAAGCAGTTTAAGGACTTTATTGAGTTGATGGCTACTTTTCATGTGGGAGATTATATTCCATGGCAAGGTTGGTTGTGCTATTTCAATAGCTTGAATGCCAAGCTTAAGAAAACTTCAAAGGAGGTTGATGATTTTCTTGAGGTAGTCATTCAAGAACATGAGAATAGGATGAGTAACAATTCTCAAGTTGAAGATCACAAGGACTTTATAGATGTCTTGCTTTGccttcaaaaagaaaatattttagactTTCCTATTGATAAAGCTTCATTTGCTGCTATTTTTAGGTTTAATTTTCAGCTATTTCTGGGTAAGGTGGCTGctgttttttagtttattattctgttattttttgataaatttactgCTGTTTTTGGGTTATATTTTCTGCTATTTTcaggtaaatttttttggtgttttggGCTTCATTTGCTGTTGGTTTTGGGTTAAATATTTTGCTGTTTCTGGGTAAATATACTGTTGTTTttcagttaaattttttgctgtttttggataaattttttgCTGTATTTGGGATGATTTGCGACCGTTTTTGTTAAATAGCTGCAAATAGCTTCATTTGCAGCtatttttaggttaaattttttgttgtttctggGTAAATTGGATGCTATTTTCCAGTTAAATTATTTGctgtttttggataaatttacTGTTGTTTTTGGGTTCTATTTTCTGCTGTTTTCAGGTAAGTTTTTTTTGGTGTTCTTCATTTGCTGCTGTTTTTTGGTTAagtattttgttgtttctatTTAAATATACTGCTGTTTTTGGGTTATATTTTCAGCTGTTTTTAGGTAAGtttttttggtgttttggGCTTCATTTACTACtgttttttggttaaatattttgCTGTTTCTGGGTAAATATACTACtatttttggataaatttacTTCTGTATTTGGGATGATTGGCTGCCgcttttggttaatttttctAGTGTTTTGGGCCTCATTTACTGCTGTTTTTATGTTAAAGTTTCTGCTGTTTCTGGATAAATTGGCTGctattttttggttaaatattttgttgtttctggGTAAATATACTGctatttttgggttaaattttttgctgTGTTCAGGTAAATTTTTTGGTGTTTGGGCTTCATTTGATGCTgtttttaggttaaattttttgttgcttCTGGGTAAATTACTGTTGTTTTacagtttaattttttactgtttctagataaatttattgttatttttatgttaaattttctattgtttCTGAGTAAATATGTTGCtgttttggtaaatttatgaCTGTTTTTGGGCTAAATTTTTTGCTGTTTACATGTAAATGTTTTTGGTGTTTTGGGCTTCGTTTGCTGCTgtatttgggttaaattttttactatttttgggtaaaatttactacaattttttagttaaattttttactgtttctggttaaatttattactgcttttgggttaaatttt from Citrus sinensis cultivar Valencia sweet orange chromosome 9, DVS_A1.0, whole genome shotgun sequence carries:
- the LOC127899925 gene encoding cytochrome P450 736A117-like: MSVFQQLLNLQSLITIAACIFAVFVLFKWFLIQPISTKKSPPSPPKLPIIGNLHQLGLFPHCSLGALAQCYGPLMLLHLGKVPVLVVSSADAACEIVRNVIFANQPKLTPFVKLLNGFIDISMAPYGEYLRKVKSLFVVQLLSNKRIHYSFRDVRVEKYSDQGEVGSKFRKQFKDFIELMATFHVGDYIPWQGWLCYFNSLNAKLKKTSKEVDDFLEVVIQEHENRMSNNSQVEDHKDFIDVLLCLQKENILDFPIDKASFAAIFRFNFQLFLGKVAAVF